The following proteins are encoded in a genomic region of Streptomyces sp. NBC_01723:
- a CDS encoding protein-tyrosine phosphatase family protein yields the protein MTESWDAGTPGLVELPSGRRLRGRGLRYDLPEGQTPTYTVHLTDHEPPSPPWESVWVPWRDFWLPADPMDAMRKLRDAYERAPGERVEVCCGGGVGRTGTALSAICVFEGMDPEEAVRWVRRNYHSRAVEVPWQRRFVRQVHAASTGGIGRA from the coding sequence ATGACCGAATCATGGGACGCCGGCACCCCCGGGCTGGTGGAGCTGCCCTCGGGCCGCAGGCTCAGGGGACGCGGCCTCCGATACGACCTGCCGGAGGGGCAGACGCCGACGTACACCGTGCACCTGACGGATCACGAGCCGCCCAGCCCGCCGTGGGAGTCGGTCTGGGTGCCCTGGCGGGACTTCTGGCTCCCCGCCGACCCGATGGACGCGATGCGCAAGCTCCGCGACGCCTACGAGCGCGCGCCGGGCGAGCGCGTGGAGGTCTGCTGCGGGGGCGGCGTCGGCCGGACCGGTACCGCGCTGTCCGCGATCTGCGTCTTCGAGGGCATGGACCCCGAGGAGGCGGTCAGGTGGGTGCGGCGCAACTACCACTCCCGTGCCGTCGAGGTGCCCTGGCAGCGGCGCTTCGTCCGTCAGGTCCACGCCGCGAGCACCGGCGGCATCGGGCGGGCGTGA
- a CDS encoding cystathionine beta-synthase: MHFHDSMISLVGNTPLVRLNSVTKGLRATVLAKVEYFNPGGSVKDRIALRMIEAAEKSGELQPGGTIVEPTSGNTGVGLAIVAQQKGYKCIFVCPDKVSTDKINVLRAYGAEVVVCPTAVDPEHPDSYYNVSDRLVRETPGAWKPDQYSNPHNPLSHYHSTGPELWEQTAGKLTHFVTGVGTGGTISGTGRYLKEISDGAVQVIGADPEGSVYSGGSGRPYLVEGVGEDFWPTAYDRNVADEIVPVSDKDSFQMTRRLAKEEGLLVGGSCGMAVVAALEVAARLGEDDVVVVLLPDSGRGYLSKIFNDEWMADYGFLEDAGPSARVADVLNHKEGDSIPSLVHMHPDETVGQAIEVLREYGVSQMPIVKPGAGHPDVMAAEVVGSVVERELLDALFTKRASLDDPLEKHMSAPLPQVGSGEPVEDLMSVLGRADAAIVLVEGRPTGVVSRQDLLSFLARGK, encoded by the coding sequence GTGCATTTCCACGACTCGATGATCAGCCTCGTCGGCAACACCCCGCTGGTGCGGCTCAACAGCGTGACCAAGGGCCTGAGGGCTACCGTCCTGGCCAAGGTGGAGTACTTCAACCCGGGCGGCTCGGTGAAGGACCGCATCGCCCTGCGCATGATCGAGGCCGCCGAGAAGAGCGGAGAGCTGCAGCCCGGCGGCACGATCGTCGAGCCCACCAGCGGCAACACCGGCGTGGGCCTCGCGATCGTGGCCCAGCAGAAGGGCTACAAGTGCATCTTCGTCTGCCCTGACAAGGTGTCCACCGACAAGATCAACGTCCTGCGCGCGTACGGCGCCGAGGTCGTCGTCTGCCCGACCGCGGTCGACCCCGAGCACCCGGACTCCTACTACAACGTCTCCGACCGGCTGGTCCGCGAGACGCCGGGCGCCTGGAAGCCGGACCAGTACTCCAACCCGCACAACCCGCTCTCCCACTACCACTCCACGGGCCCCGAGCTGTGGGAGCAGACCGCGGGGAAGCTCACCCACTTCGTGACCGGTGTCGGCACCGGCGGCACCATCTCCGGCACCGGCCGGTACCTGAAGGAGATCAGCGACGGCGCCGTGCAGGTCATCGGCGCCGACCCCGAGGGCTCCGTCTACTCCGGCGGTTCCGGACGGCCGTACCTGGTCGAGGGCGTCGGCGAGGACTTCTGGCCGACCGCGTACGACCGGAACGTCGCCGACGAGATCGTCCCCGTCTCCGACAAGGACTCCTTCCAGATGACCCGCCGCCTCGCCAAGGAGGAGGGCCTGCTGGTGGGCGGCTCCTGCGGCATGGCGGTCGTCGCGGCGCTCGAGGTGGCGGCGCGGCTCGGCGAGGACGACGTGGTGGTCGTACTGCTGCCGGACAGCGGGCGCGGTTACCTCAGCAAGATCTTCAACGACGAGTGGATGGCCGACTACGGCTTCCTGGAGGACGCCGGCCCCAGCGCCCGCGTCGCCGACGTCCTGAACCACAAGGAGGGCGACTCGATCCCCTCCCTCGTCCACATGCACCCGGACGAGACGGTCGGTCAGGCCATCGAGGTGCTGCGCGAGTACGGCGTCTCGCAGATGCCCATCGTCAAGCCCGGCGCCGGCCACCCGGACGTGATGGCCGCCGAGGTCGTCGGCTCGGTCGTGGAACGCGAGCTGCTGGACGCCCTCTTCACCAAGCGCGCCTCGCTGGACGACCCGCTGGAGAAGCACATGTCCGCCCCGCTGCCGCAGGTCGGCTCCGGCGAGCCGGTCGAGGACCTGATGTCGGTGCTCGGCCGCGCCGACGCGGCGATCGTCCTCGTCGAGGGCAGGCCCACCGGCGTGGTGAGCCGTCAGGACCTGCTGTCCTTCCTGGCCCGCGGGAAGTAG
- a CDS encoding SGNH/GDSL hydrolase family protein, producing the protein MTSMSRARVARRIATGAAYGGGGIGLAGAAAVGLLLAEVQLARRRVGIGTPDRVPNAQGLYGDGLPTAGEPPLRLMMLGDSTAAGQGVHRAGQTPGALLASGLAAVAERPVDLGSVAAPGACSDDLDRQVALVLAEHGRVPDICVIMIGANDVTHRMPATQSVRHLSAAVRRLRTAGAEVVVGTCPDLGTIERVRQPLRWVARRTSRQLAAAQTIGVVEQGGRTVSLGDLLGPEFAQNPRELFGPDNYHPSAEGYATAAMAVLPSVCAALGLWPAEEEHPDALRREGFLPVARAAAEAASEAGTEVAAAMPTGPRGPWALLKRRRRRRVSEAEPAPSAQPR; encoded by the coding sequence ATGACGAGCATGTCCAGAGCGAGGGTGGCGCGCCGGATCGCTACGGGAGCGGCTTACGGAGGCGGCGGCATCGGGCTGGCCGGTGCGGCCGCGGTCGGTCTGCTGCTGGCGGAGGTGCAGCTGGCCAGGCGCCGGGTGGGCATCGGCACGCCCGACCGGGTGCCGAACGCGCAGGGGCTGTACGGGGACGGCCTGCCGACGGCCGGTGAGCCGCCGCTGCGCCTGATGATGCTGGGCGATTCCACGGCCGCCGGGCAGGGTGTGCACCGGGCCGGCCAGACACCGGGCGCGCTGCTGGCCTCGGGGCTGGCGGCGGTGGCCGAGCGGCCGGTGGACCTGGGTTCGGTCGCGGCGCCCGGGGCGTGTTCGGACGACCTGGACCGGCAGGTGGCGCTGGTGCTCGCGGAGCACGGCCGGGTCCCCGACATCTGCGTGATCATGATCGGCGCCAACGACGTCACCCACCGGATGCCGGCGACCCAGTCGGTCCGGCACCTGTCGGCGGCGGTACGGCGGCTGCGCACGGCCGGCGCGGAGGTAGTGGTCGGCACCTGCCCGGACCTGGGCACGATCGAGCGGGTGCGGCAGCCGCTGCGCTGGGTGGCCCGGCGCACCTCGCGGCAGCTGGCGGCGGCGCAGACCATCGGCGTCGTGGAGCAGGGCGGGCGCACGGTGTCGCTGGGCGACCTGCTGGGCCCGGAGTTCGCGCAGAACCCGCGCGAGCTGTTCGGCCCCGACAACTACCACCCCTCCGCCGAGGGGTACGCCACGGCCGCGATGGCCGTCCTGCCGTCGGTGTGCGCCGCGCTCGGCCTGTGGCCGGCCGAGGAGGAGCACCCCGACGCCCTGCGCCGCGAGGGCTTCCTGCCGGTGGCCCGGGCGGCGGCGGAAGCGGCCTCCGAGGCCGGCACGGAGGTCGCGGCGGCGATGCCGACGGGGCCCCGGGGGCCGTGGGCACTGCTCAAGCGCCGCCGGCGCCGCAGGGTGTCGGAGGCAGAACCCGCACCGTCGGCTCAGCCGAGGTAG
- a CDS encoding acetyl-CoA C-acetyltransferase: MPEAVIVSAARSPIGRAFKGSLKDLRPDDLAATIIQSALAKVPELDPRDIDDLMLGCGLPGGEQGNNLGRIVAVEMGMDHLPGCTVTRYCSSSLQTSRMALHAIKAGEGDVFVSAGVEMVSRFAKGNSDSLPDTRNPLFAEAEARTAAVAGQEGTTWHDPREDGLVPDPYIAMGQTAENLARSKGVTRQDMDEFGVRSQNLAEEAIKNGFWEREITPVTLPDGTVVAKDDGPRAGVTLEGVQGLKPVFRPDGLVTAGNCCPLNDGAAALVIMSDTKARELGLTPLARIVSTGVSGLSPEIMGLGPVEASKQALSRAGLGIGDIDLVEINEAFAAQVIPSYRDLGIPLEKLNVNGGAIAVGHPFGMTGARITGTLINSLQWHDKQFGLETMCVGGGQGMAMVIERLS, from the coding sequence ATGCCCGAAGCCGTGATCGTTTCTGCCGCCCGCTCCCCCATCGGCCGCGCTTTCAAGGGCTCCCTGAAGGATCTGCGCCCCGACGACCTGGCCGCCACGATCATCCAGTCCGCGCTCGCCAAGGTTCCGGAACTCGACCCCCGGGACATCGACGACCTGATGCTCGGCTGCGGCCTGCCCGGCGGCGAGCAGGGCAACAACCTCGGCCGTATCGTCGCCGTCGAGATGGGCATGGACCACCTGCCGGGCTGCACCGTCACCCGGTACTGCTCCTCGTCCCTGCAGACCTCCCGCATGGCCCTGCACGCCATCAAGGCCGGCGAGGGCGACGTCTTCGTCTCGGCCGGCGTCGAGATGGTCTCCCGGTTCGCCAAGGGCAACTCCGACAGCCTGCCGGACACGCGCAATCCGCTGTTCGCCGAGGCGGAGGCCCGTACCGCCGCCGTCGCCGGGCAGGAGGGCACCACCTGGCACGACCCGCGCGAGGACGGCCTGGTCCCCGACCCGTACATCGCGATGGGCCAGACCGCCGAGAACCTCGCCCGCTCCAAGGGCGTCACCCGGCAGGACATGGACGAGTTCGGCGTCCGCTCCCAGAACCTCGCCGAGGAAGCCATCAAGAACGGCTTCTGGGAGCGCGAGATCACCCCGGTGACCCTCCCCGACGGCACCGTCGTCGCCAAGGACGACGGCCCCCGCGCCGGCGTCACCCTGGAGGGCGTACAGGGCCTGAAGCCGGTGTTCCGCCCCGACGGGCTGGTCACCGCCGGCAACTGCTGCCCGCTCAACGACGGCGCCGCCGCCCTCGTGATCATGAGCGACACCAAGGCCCGCGAGCTGGGCCTGACCCCGCTCGCCCGGATCGTCTCCACCGGCGTCTCCGGCCTCTCCCCCGAGATCATGGGCCTGGGCCCGGTCGAGGCCAGCAAGCAGGCCCTGTCCCGCGCCGGGCTGGGCATCGGCGACATCGACCTGGTCGAGATCAACGAGGCGTTCGCCGCGCAGGTCATCCCCTCCTACCGCGACCTCGGCATCCCGCTGGAGAAGCTGAACGTCAACGGCGGTGCCATCGCCGTCGGCCACCCCTTCGGCATGACCGGTGCCCGCATCACCGGCACGCTCATCAACTCCCTCCAGTGGCACGACAAGCAGTTCGGCCTGGAGACGATGTGCGTCGGCGGCGGCCAGGGCATGGCGATGGTCATCGAGCGCCTGAGCTGA
- a CDS encoding DUF4287 domain-containing protein: MSQVFSEETHRNLLARIPQCTGREISDWLRAVEDGPSLFRFEEKVSWLRHEHNLAYGHAKAIVHEYDLRRAARNLL; the protein is encoded by the coding sequence ATGTCCCAAGTCTTCTCCGAGGAGACCCATCGCAATCTGCTCGCCCGCATTCCCCAGTGCACCGGTCGTGAGATCTCCGACTGGCTGCGTGCCGTCGAGGACGGCCCCTCCCTTTTCCGCTTCGAGGAGAAGGTCAGCTGGCTCCGCCACGAACACAACCTCGCGTACGGCCACGCGAAGGCCATCGTCCACGAGTACGACCTGAGAAGGGCCGCGCGCAACCTGCTCTGA
- a CDS encoding Bax inhibitor-1/YccA family protein, which produces MRSRNPVFSRRGFSRDNGYAGFNAAPQAGGPAVATQGNPYAQGTQGTPYAQPADNPYAQNPYAQQDLQYGTPPQAPATTGRMTMDDVVIRTGSTLGVLVVTAALAWALLPVDDANIGRSYGIGIGAALIGMVLALVQSFKRKASPALILSYAAFEGVFLGVVSSVVDNRIADGAAMQAVIGTMAVFAGVLIAYKAGWIRVNRRFYGFVMAAALGFVFLMMVNLLFAVFGGGDGLGFRSGALGVVFGIVGVILGACFLALDFKQVEDGLAYGAPREEAWLAAFGLTLTLVWIYLEFLRLIAILNSND; this is translated from the coding sequence ATGAGGAGCAGAAACCCGGTCTTCTCGCGACGGGGGTTCAGCCGCGACAACGGCTACGCGGGCTTCAACGCCGCGCCGCAGGCCGGGGGACCCGCCGTCGCCACGCAGGGCAACCCGTACGCGCAGGGCACGCAGGGCACCCCGTACGCCCAGCCCGCGGACAACCCGTACGCGCAGAACCCGTACGCCCAGCAGGACCTTCAGTACGGCACGCCGCCGCAGGCGCCGGCCACCACCGGCCGGATGACGATGGACGACGTCGTCATCCGCACCGGCAGCACGCTCGGCGTGCTCGTGGTGACCGCCGCGCTCGCGTGGGCGCTGCTGCCCGTGGACGACGCCAACATCGGCCGCTCGTACGGCATCGGTATCGGTGCCGCCCTGATCGGCATGGTCCTGGCGCTCGTCCAGTCCTTCAAGCGCAAGGCCTCGCCCGCGCTGATCCTGTCGTACGCGGCGTTCGAGGGTGTCTTCCTCGGCGTCGTCTCCAGCGTCGTCGACAACCGCATCGCGGACGGCGCGGCCATGCAGGCCGTGATCGGCACGATGGCGGTCTTCGCCGGTGTGCTGATCGCCTACAAGGCCGGCTGGATCCGCGTCAACCGCCGCTTCTACGGCTTCGTGATGGCGGCGGCGCTCGGCTTCGTCTTCCTGATGATGGTGAACCTGCTGTTCGCCGTCTTCGGCGGCGGCGACGGCCTCGGTTTCCGCAGTGGTGCGCTCGGTGTCGTCTTCGGCATCGTCGGCGTCATCCTCGGCGCCTGCTTCCTCGCCCTGGACTTCAAGCAGGTCGAGGACGGGCTCGCCTACGGTGCGCCGCGCGAGGAGGCCTGGCTCGCGGCCTTCGGCCTCACGCTGACGCTGGTCTGGATCTACCTCGAGTTCCTGCGACTCATCGCGATCTTGAACAGCAACGACTAG
- a CDS encoding 4-hydroxybenzoate 3-monooxygenase, whose translation MRTTVGIIGAGPAGLLLARLLHDAGIDSVVLESRDRAYVERRQRAGILEQGTVDVLRAAGAGERMDREGLRHDGIELRFDRRRHRVDFPALTGGRSVMVYAQTEVCKDLIALQLEDGGPLLFEAEALAVEGAGTDRPRIRFRHGGADGTEDVLECDYVVGCDGFWGIARTAVPNGRTFERTYPFGWLGILADVAPSHHELVYARHDRGFALLSMRSPSVSRLYLQVPADTDADSWSDDAIWAELERRFETDDDWTLRRGPITQKSVTPMRSHVHEPMRYGRLFLAGDAAHIVPPTGAKGLNLAVGDVVTLARALAHRAGTGSDALLDAYSATCLRRVWQAERFSYDMTTLLHRDPAATPFDDRLQVARLDRIASSRAAETDLAEAYTGFPIG comes from the coding sequence ATGCGCACCACCGTCGGCATCATCGGGGCCGGACCCGCCGGACTCCTGCTGGCCCGGCTGCTCCACGACGCCGGGATCGACTCGGTCGTCCTGGAGAGCCGCGACCGCGCCTACGTCGAACGCCGGCAGCGCGCCGGGATCCTGGAGCAGGGCACGGTGGACGTGCTGCGCGCGGCCGGGGCGGGGGAGCGGATGGACCGCGAGGGGCTGCGCCACGACGGCATCGAGCTGCGCTTCGACCGGCGGCGCCACCGCGTGGACTTCCCCGCGCTCACCGGCGGCAGGTCCGTCATGGTCTACGCCCAGACCGAGGTCTGCAAGGACCTCATCGCCCTCCAGTTGGAGGACGGCGGGCCGCTGCTCTTCGAGGCCGAGGCGCTGGCCGTGGAGGGCGCCGGGACCGACCGCCCGCGCATCCGCTTCCGGCACGGCGGCGCCGACGGGACGGAGGACGTCCTGGAGTGCGACTACGTCGTCGGCTGCGACGGCTTCTGGGGCATCGCCCGGACGGCGGTCCCGAACGGCCGCACCTTCGAACGGACGTACCCCTTCGGCTGGCTCGGCATCCTCGCCGACGTCGCCCCCTCCCACCACGAGCTGGTCTACGCCCGCCACGACCGCGGCTTCGCCCTGCTGTCCATGCGCTCCCCGTCCGTCTCCCGCCTCTACCTCCAGGTCCCCGCGGACACGGACGCCGACAGCTGGAGCGACGACGCGATCTGGGCCGAGCTGGAGCGCCGCTTCGAGACCGACGACGACTGGACGCTGCGCCGCGGCCCCATCACCCAGAAGTCCGTCACCCCCATGCGTTCCCACGTCCACGAGCCCATGCGGTACGGCCGCCTCTTCCTGGCCGGCGACGCCGCGCACATCGTGCCGCCCACCGGCGCCAAGGGCCTCAACCTCGCCGTCGGCGACGTCGTCACCCTCGCGCGGGCGCTGGCCCACCGCGCCGGGACCGGCTCCGACGCGCTGCTCGACGCCTACTCCGCCACCTGCCTGCGCCGCGTCTGGCAGGCCGAGCGGTTCTCGTACGACATGACGACCCTGCTGCACCGCGACCCGGCCGCCACGCCCTTCGACGACCGCCTCCAAGTGGCCCGTCTGGACCGGATCGCCTCCTCCCGCGCCGCCGAGACCGACCTCGCCGAGGCCTACACCGGGTTCCCGATCGGGTGA
- a CDS encoding ABC transporter ATP-binding protein has translation MTTAPIADRSTVVAARATELSKIYGQGETQVVALDRVSIDFRQAELTAIMGPSGSGKSTLMHCVAGLDTFSSGSVRIGETELGSLKDKQLTNLRRDKIGFIFQAFNLLPTLTALENITLPMDIAGRKPDKQWVDSVIQMVGLSGRLGHRPAQLSGGQQQRVAVARALASRPEIIFGDEPTGNLDSRSGAEVLGFLRNSVRELGQTVVMVTHDPVAAAYADRVVFLADGRIVDELYGPTADAVLDRMKRFDAKGRTS, from the coding sequence GTGACCACCGCACCCATCGCCGACCGGTCCACCGTCGTGGCCGCACGCGCCACGGAGCTGTCCAAGATCTACGGCCAGGGTGAGACCCAGGTGGTCGCTCTGGACCGGGTCTCCATCGACTTCCGGCAGGCCGAGCTGACCGCCATCATGGGCCCCTCCGGCTCCGGCAAGTCCACGCTGATGCACTGCGTGGCCGGCCTCGACACCTTCTCCTCCGGCTCCGTGCGCATCGGTGAGACCGAACTGGGCTCGCTGAAGGACAAGCAGCTGACCAACTTGCGCCGGGACAAGATCGGCTTCATCTTCCAGGCGTTCAACCTGCTGCCGACGCTGACCGCGCTGGAGAACATCACCCTCCCGATGGACATCGCGGGCCGCAAGCCGGACAAGCAGTGGGTGGACTCCGTGATCCAGATGGTCGGCCTCTCCGGCCGGCTCGGTCACCGCCCCGCCCAGCTCTCCGGCGGCCAGCAGCAGCGCGTCGCCGTGGCCCGGGCGCTGGCCTCCCGGCCGGAGATCATCTTCGGTGACGAGCCGACCGGAAACCTCGACTCCCGTTCCGGCGCCGAGGTGCTGGGCTTCCTGCGCAACTCGGTGCGGGAGCTGGGCCAGACCGTCGTGATGGTGACCCACGACCCGGTGGCCGCGGCCTACGCGGACCGGGTGGTCTTCCTCGCCGACGGACGCATCGTCGACGAGCTGTACGGGCCGACGGCCGACGCGGTGCTGGACCGCATGAAGCGGTTCGACGCCAAGGGCCGCACCAGCTGA
- a CDS encoding ABC transporter permease — protein MFRTALRNVFAHKARLLMTVLAVMLGVAFVSGTLVFADTLSNAFRNQSAKSYDDVAVAVSSHADPDNPKEEPGLSGEVLDKISAVDGVAGVYGRVEGFAGVADPDGKLIGVGWSNKGSNFAPGKDGKDTAYTFTDGSGPVKDDQIALDEESAGKGEYKVGDRVRVATNGPVKEYTLSGVFTTEDGAVNAGGSLVLFDTAVAQQQYLRPGYFESATVAAAPGADDTRVLKAVEPLLPESAEAQTGQALADEQADQIEQGMGNLKQVLLGFAGIALFVGIFLISNTFTMLVAQRTKEIALMRAVGASRRQITRSVLAEAALVGLVASAVGFALGVGLAVGLRSGMAALDMKMPAGPLVLSATPVVAAFLVGVLITVFAAWLPGRRAAKIPPVAAMNSVHAVATTKSLVLRNSIGAAVTALGAVGIVAGASTGGDDGRLYIGAGAFLALIGVIVLIPLLSRPVIALVRPLLVGPFGVAGKLAGQNAVRNPRRTGATASALAIGLTLVTALSVLGVTVGAAIDKMTTDNIRADYMVSMANGGDLDRSALTALEKADGVSAVSPQQDAYFRVDGDFVSASAVTPGDIEKVLTVDTVSGNAGSLAQGRIAVAEETAESRGWKPGDTVSVTFDDDEKAELTVGAVYKDSEFLSPVLVDRKVVAGHEAKPSIREIFVKTDGGQSAANEKVLVDALGDNPAITVMDRQDIRDEFGGAINTLLNVMYGLLAMALIIAVLGVVNTLAMSVFERQQEIGMLRAIGLDRRRVKRMVRLEAVVISVFGAVVGIGLGTFLGWAIGETVADSIPGYALVLPWDRIGIFVVLAGLVGVLAAMWPARNAARLNMLNAIKTE, from the coding sequence ATGTTCCGTACCGCCTTGCGCAATGTCTTCGCGCACAAGGCCAGGTTGCTGATGACCGTGCTCGCCGTGATGCTCGGCGTGGCGTTCGTGTCGGGCACCCTGGTCTTCGCCGACACCCTCTCCAACGCCTTCCGCAACCAGTCGGCGAAGAGCTACGACGACGTCGCCGTCGCCGTCAGCTCGCACGCCGACCCCGACAACCCCAAGGAAGAGCCCGGCCTCTCCGGCGAGGTCCTCGACAAGATCTCCGCCGTGGACGGCGTCGCCGGGGTGTACGGCCGCGTCGAGGGCTTCGCCGGTGTCGCCGACCCCGACGGGAAGCTCATCGGCGTCGGCTGGTCCAACAAGGGCTCCAACTTCGCGCCCGGCAAGGACGGCAAGGACACCGCGTACACGTTCACCGACGGCTCCGGCCCGGTGAAGGACGACCAGATCGCCCTGGACGAGGAGTCCGCCGGCAAGGGCGAGTACAAGGTCGGCGACCGGGTGCGCGTCGCGACCAACGGCCCGGTGAAGGAGTACACCCTCAGCGGTGTGTTCACCACCGAGGACGGCGCCGTCAACGCCGGCGGCAGCCTCGTCCTCTTCGACACCGCCGTCGCCCAGCAGCAGTACCTCCGGCCCGGCTACTTCGAGAGCGCCACCGTCGCCGCCGCCCCCGGCGCCGACGACACGCGGGTCCTGAAGGCGGTCGAGCCGCTGCTGCCGGAGAGCGCCGAGGCCCAGACCGGCCAGGCGCTCGCGGACGAGCAGGCCGACCAGATCGAACAGGGCATGGGCAACCTCAAGCAGGTCCTGCTCGGCTTCGCGGGCATCGCGCTCTTCGTCGGCATCTTCCTGATCTCCAACACGTTCACGATGCTGGTCGCCCAGCGCACCAAGGAGATCGCCCTGATGCGTGCCGTCGGCGCGTCCCGCAGGCAGATCACCCGCTCGGTGCTGGCCGAGGCCGCGCTGGTGGGTCTGGTGGCCTCGGCCGTCGGCTTCGCCCTCGGCGTCGGTCTTGCCGTCGGACTGCGCTCCGGCATGGCGGCGCTCGACATGAAGATGCCGGCCGGTCCGCTGGTCCTGTCCGCCACCCCGGTGGTCGCGGCGTTCCTGGTGGGCGTGCTGATCACGGTGTTCGCCGCCTGGCTGCCGGGCCGCCGGGCCGCGAAGATCCCGCCGGTGGCGGCCATGAACAGCGTCCACGCGGTGGCCACCACCAAGTCGCTGGTGCTGCGCAACTCCATCGGCGCGGCCGTCACCGCCCTCGGTGCGGTGGGGATCGTGGCGGGCGCCTCGACCGGCGGCGACGACGGCCGGCTGTACATCGGCGCGGGCGCGTTCCTGGCGCTCATCGGCGTGATCGTCCTCATCCCGCTGCTGTCCCGGCCCGTGATCGCACTCGTCCGTCCGCTGCTCGTCGGGCCCTTCGGGGTGGCGGGCAAGCTGGCCGGCCAGAACGCGGTCCGCAACCCCCGCCGCACCGGCGCCACCGCCTCGGCGCTGGCGATCGGGCTGACGCTGGTGACCGCCCTGTCGGTGCTCGGCGTCACGGTCGGCGCGGCCATCGACAAGATGACCACGGACAACATCAGGGCCGACTACATGGTCTCGATGGCCAACGGCGGCGACCTCGACCGGTCCGCGCTGACGGCCCTGGAGAAGGCCGACGGCGTGTCCGCGGTCTCGCCGCAGCAGGACGCCTACTTCCGGGTCGACGGCGACTTCGTGTCCGCCTCGGCGGTCACCCCGGGCGACATCGAGAAGGTGCTGACCGTCGACACCGTCAGCGGCAACGCCGGCTCGCTCGCCCAGGGCCGGATCGCGGTCGCCGAGGAGACGGCCGAGAGCAGGGGCTGGAAGCCCGGCGACACCGTCTCCGTCACCTTCGACGACGACGAGAAGGCCGAGCTGACGGTCGGTGCCGTCTACAAGGACAGCGAGTTCCTCTCCCCCGTCCTCGTGGACCGGAAGGTCGTGGCCGGGCACGAGGCCAAGCCGTCCATCCGGGAGATCTTCGTGAAGACCGACGGCGGCCAGTCGGCGGCGAACGAGAAGGTCCTCGTCGACGCGCTCGGCGACAACCCCGCGATCACCGTGATGGACCGCCAGGACATCCGCGACGAGTTCGGCGGCGCCATCAACACCCTGCTGAACGTCATGTACGGCCTGCTGGCGATGGCCCTGATCATCGCGGTGCTCGGCGTCGTCAACACCCTCGCGATGTCCGTCTTCGAACGGCAGCAGGAGATCGGCATGCTGCGCGCGATCGGTCTCGACCGGCGCCGGGTGAAGCGGATGGTGCGGCTGGAGGCCGTCGTCATCTCGGTGTTCGGCGCGGTGGTGGGCATCGGTCTCGGCACGTTCCTCGGCTGGGCGATCGGCGAGACCGTCGCGGACAGCATCCCGGGGTACGCGCTGGTCCTGCCCTGGGACCGGATCGGGATCTTCGTGGTGCTGGCCGGTCTGGTGGGTGTCCTGGCCGCCATGTGGCCGGCCCGCAACGCCGCCCGGCTGAACATGCTGAACGCGATCAAGACCGAGTGA